A region of the Vibrio chagasii genome:
ACCATTCCCACCCGAACACTTGGCTTTGATTACGATATCGAGATTCGTGATTGGTCACAAAAATTGGTTGGCTTCCATGTGTTTGAAGACGGACGACGTCCACTCGATGGTGGTATTGGGTTAAGCCTTAATCTCATAGAGCAATTTGATGTTAACGGGCAATGGTTAGAAACTCTGCCTGCACGTTACCGTGAAATCACAGACAACTTTCCAGAATACCAGTACCAAATGTTGTGGTTGGCGGCGAACACTTATGAAGCGGCACAACTGTTGGAATTACGGCCAGTGATCTTGGCGCTGATTTGCATGAAATACAGTGTTGATAACCAGAAAGCTCTGGAGCTGAGTCGTTTAGGGCAAAAGAAGATCCTGGCTAAGCTTGGTTTAGACAGCAGCAAAGCGACGCTAAAATTTATCGATAAGCTTGAGCTGAACTACAACGTTGGCGATGAACTCGACCATATCGTGCGAATTCTAGAGCCCCTGCAAAGAGGTGTTCTTAAATTTAAGCACTACTCAAAGGTTGGCTACACGGCACTGCGTTTGGACCAGGTACACCCATTTTTAACTGGCAGTCGATTGGGCATTGCAATGGTTGAAGAGGGTAGACTCAACTCTCCGTCGAAGATGGCCATGTTCCAAGATGCGATATTGTTAGGGCAGGATTTAGAAATTGATGATCCTTTACGTTCAATAACCAGTCAGAACTCGTTCGCAATGTTCGAACAACTCCACGACCATTGGACTGAGCAGCGTCAAATGCGACGTTTAGAAGGCAGTCGCCCTATGGACATTGATATCCCTTATCCGGTCCCTTTGCTTGGGAATGAAAACATTCACCCAATTACGGATTACTTTGATCTTGAGAAAGAGGGCATCGAACAAAAGCACTGTATTGGCGTGTATCATAATCGCATTATGAGTGACCGCTATGTTGTGTTTCGAATGATGAAACCTCAGCGCCTAACCATAGGTTTACGTCGTGTTCCAAATAAAGCGTTTCCGTTTGAGATTGACCAAATCTGTGGAAAAAGAAACGCGCCACCGACTGAGGCAGCTCGCCAAGTGATTCACGATTGGTTGGAAGAGAGCAAGCAAACGTACCCTAATCAAAAGTGGGTAAAATAGACTGGGTAAAGTAGAAGGGAAGCTATATGTATCAACAAGGCGATTTATGCCCACACTGTGGTTTGATTATTGCGATGCCCACGGACTTACAAGCGGAATGCTTAGGTTGTGGAGAAGAGATTAATCAAGACGCAGACTATGATCATTATGAGGAAGAAGAGTAGCGTAATACTGATTTTGAGTGAGTTGTTTCACTCAGTGGATCTCATTTATATCGTTCGTATTGAAAAAGGAAGTTTAAATGCAAAAAGTCGTTTTTAGACAATGTGTCCAGCACTCTCCACATTGGCAAGATCTCGAACGTCTTTTTCAAAGTGAATGGGCGAACTTTGAGTTTAAATCAGCCTATCCGGAACAATCGGTCCCAACCAATGCTCATCTTCCGCCAGTTATTGTGGTCATTCGCGAAAATGTTGTTATCGGTGGTTTAGCGTACTCCCATTTTCAAGAACCTCATCAAGTAAGGGATGTCGTCTGGATTAACGCTGTTTATGTTGATGAGAAATGGCGAGGCCAAGGCATTGCGAGTGAATTGATTAAGCGAGCGGTTGAACAAATGCCAGCCTTCTACCAATCTAAAACCGCAGAACACTCTGCGTCTAAGCTTTACGCCTATACAAATATACCGTCCTTGTATCTATCTCTCGGTTGGTCGAGCGTCAATATTGATACCGACCCAGACCATCATGTGATGTGCGTTTCTTTTTGAGTGAAGGTATCGGCTTAAGATGTTAAAAGTGTTTAGTTTTATGTAAGAAATAGGGCAAATATCGCCAATAAATCAAACAACTAGACGCTGATTAAAGCTATCAATACGATTTATTACGGCAGTTGTTGAGCACAAAGCCTATATTGACTAGAATGACGCACTTTTTTTATTTACGTACATACAGGTAATGAACATGAGCGATACTAATTCAAGACCAGCTTTACCAGATCATCTTGCAGGCAACCCACGCAGCCCACACCACGTGGCTGAGTGTTTCGAATACCCAATCGGTATCCGTCTAAATGGTAAAGAGCGTACTGATGTTGAAGAATACTGCATCAGCGAAGGTTGGGTGAAGATTCCTTCTCCTAAAGCACTTGATCGCTTCGGTCAGCCAATGCTTATTACTCTTAAAGGCACTGTAGAAGCTTACTACATCGAAGAATAATAGATGGTTGTAGCTGAAATCAGCTGCGGAATACTGTTTATAGAAGGGTCTAGAGAAATCTAGGCCCTTTTTGTCTTTGTACCGTCCTAAATATGCTTTCGAGAAATAGAAAGTTGTCTTGTCGCCATCGTAAAACGCAGTATTCAATATGCCGCAAGGACAATAATACGACGTACTGTGCTTGCTTAACGCTCGATTGCTCACTTCTGGCTAGTGCTTGCTCGATTTACAATTGGTTGAATAGTAAACGAATCGTCAAAAATATGAAGCGTGATCTAATTAAATGAAACTA
Encoded here:
- a CDS encoding PcfJ domain-containing protein, with amino-acid sequence MTALLTIPTRTLGFDYDIEIRDWSQKLVGFHVFEDGRRPLDGGIGLSLNLIEQFDVNGQWLETLPARYREITDNFPEYQYQMLWLAANTYEAAQLLELRPVILALICMKYSVDNQKALELSRLGQKKILAKLGLDSSKATLKFIDKLELNYNVGDELDHIVRILEPLQRGVLKFKHYSKVGYTALRLDQVHPFLTGSRLGIAMVEEGRLNSPSKMAMFQDAILLGQDLEIDDPLRSITSQNSFAMFEQLHDHWTEQRQMRRLEGSRPMDIDIPYPVPLLGNENIHPITDYFDLEKEGIEQKHCIGVYHNRIMSDRYVVFRMMKPQRLTIGLRRVPNKAFPFEIDQICGKRNAPPTEAARQVIHDWLEESKQTYPNQKWVK
- a CDS encoding GNAT family N-acetyltransferase — translated: MQKVVFRQCVQHSPHWQDLERLFQSEWANFEFKSAYPEQSVPTNAHLPPVIVVIRENVVIGGLAYSHFQEPHQVRDVVWINAVYVDEKWRGQGIASELIKRAVEQMPAFYQSKTAEHSASKLYAYTNIPSLYLSLGWSSVNIDTDPDHHVMCVSF
- a CDS encoding DUF3297 family protein — encoded protein: MSDTNSRPALPDHLAGNPRSPHHVAECFEYPIGIRLNGKERTDVEEYCISEGWVKIPSPKALDRFGQPMLITLKGTVEAYYIEE